The following are from one region of the Hymenobacter sp. YIM 151858-1 genome:
- a CDS encoding VWA domain-containing protein, giving the protein MLTTAYSPWFLLLCLAVGAGYAALLYSKRAPWSKAVNYGLALLRFALVSLLCWLLLGPIIRRNTTTEEAPTVVLAVDDSRSVPLYTADSTSLRRTLSGLDAMAQRLRAAGYDVQLRTLDTAAPAQAAQLRFRQSATNLDQLLTGLQEGYQGRNLAAVVLASDGLANQGRPPVYADFTYPIYPLALGDTVPRRDLRVTDLRYNRVAFSGNRFPVEAEIGYDGFTGGSATVLIRENGRVLARQTIQLSPNRRLQRTQFLLTAAAPGKHRYEVLVEQQPGEFTLLNNARNAYVEVVKGRLRVLLAGAVPHPDLKALRAALIQNDNFDLTLVLPGIAPLRPNQDYDVAVLHQLPSRTAEGRDIVQYVRTRRLPALYILGAQSDLGAYNNLGTGVRVSGSSGAEASPVLNPNFTRFALDAGVASRLTDYPQVPVVGATQLGGGAEVILRQQVNGTRTNRPLLVVAGQAGQRQATLLTDGSWQWRLEEAASHDDKPSAYDGLMTRLLQLLTQDSRRKRLDVYPTQDAFNTTDEVTLGVETYNAVFERVYGQRITLTLTDEQNRPRTFSFTNRENGGPLNLGTLPGGLYRYTARATVAGQAQEDRGEILVQEQQLEAAASRADHNMLYQLAQRSGGRLYYPAQLQQLEQQLLQAKFKPVLYTQEELKDIIDEKWLFFLLLALATAEWTIRRYSGSI; this is encoded by the coding sequence TTGCTGACGACCGCCTACTCCCCTTGGTTTCTCCTGCTATGCTTGGCCGTAGGCGCGGGCTACGCGGCGCTGCTGTACTCCAAACGCGCGCCCTGGAGCAAAGCCGTAAACTACGGCCTTGCCTTGCTGCGCTTCGCGTTGGTAAGCCTGTTGTGCTGGCTGCTCCTAGGTCCGATTATCCGGCGCAACACCACCACCGAGGAAGCCCCCACCGTGGTATTGGCCGTCGACGACTCGCGCTCGGTGCCGCTCTACACGGCCGATAGCACCAGCCTGCGCCGCACGCTTTCGGGCCTCGATGCCATGGCCCAGCGGTTGCGGGCCGCCGGCTACGATGTGCAACTCCGCACCCTCGATACAGCCGCGCCCGCCCAGGCGGCGCAGCTGCGCTTTCGCCAGTCGGCCACCAACCTCGATCAGCTGCTTACCGGCTTGCAGGAAGGCTACCAAGGCCGCAATTTGGCCGCCGTGGTGCTGGCCTCCGATGGCCTGGCCAACCAGGGCCGCCCGCCTGTGTACGCCGACTTCACCTACCCGATTTACCCGCTGGCCCTAGGTGACACCGTGCCCCGCCGCGATTTGCGCGTAACCGACCTGCGCTACAACCGCGTGGCGTTTTCGGGCAACCGCTTCCCCGTCGAGGCTGAGATTGGCTACGACGGTTTTACCGGCGGCTCGGCTACGGTGCTCATCCGCGAGAACGGCCGCGTGCTGGCTCGCCAAACCATCCAGCTCAGCCCCAACCGCCGCCTGCAACGCACGCAGTTTCTGCTGACGGCCGCTGCCCCCGGCAAGCACCGCTACGAGGTACTGGTGGAGCAGCAACCCGGCGAGTTTACTTTGCTCAACAACGCCCGCAACGCCTACGTGGAGGTAGTAAAAGGCCGCCTGCGCGTGCTGCTGGCCGGCGCCGTGCCCCACCCCGACCTGAAAGCCCTGCGCGCCGCGCTCATCCAGAACGATAACTTCGACTTGACGCTGGTACTGCCCGGCATCGCGCCGCTGCGACCCAACCAAGATTACGATGTGGCCGTGCTGCACCAGCTGCCCAGCCGCACCGCCGAGGGCCGCGACATTGTGCAGTACGTGCGCACGCGCCGCCTGCCGGCCCTCTACATCCTAGGTGCCCAATCCGACCTAGGCGCCTACAACAACCTAGGTACTGGCGTGCGCGTGAGCGGCAGCTCTGGTGCCGAAGCCTCGCCGGTACTCAACCCCAACTTCACGCGCTTTGCCCTGGATGCCGGTGTGGCCTCGCGCCTAACTGATTATCCGCAAGTGCCTGTAGTGGGCGCAACGCAACTAGGCGGGGGTGCCGAAGTAATCTTGCGTCAGCAGGTAAATGGCACCCGCACCAACCGCCCCCTGTTGGTGGTGGCGGGCCAGGCCGGCCAGCGCCAGGCCACCCTGCTTACCGACGGCAGCTGGCAATGGCGCCTCGAAGAGGCTGCCTCGCACGACGACAAGCCCAGCGCCTACGATGGCCTGATGACGCGCCTGCTGCAATTGCTCACGCAGGACAGCCGCCGCAAGCGCCTCGATGTGTACCCCACGCAAGACGCCTTCAACACCACCGATGAGGTAACCTTAGGTGTCGAAACGTACAATGCCGTGTTTGAGCGCGTATACGGGCAGCGCATAACCCTCACGCTCACCGACGAGCAGAACCGCCCGCGCACCTTCAGCTTCACCAACCGCGAAAACGGCGGCCCCCTAAACCTGGGCACCTTGCCCGGCGGCCTCTACCGGTACACCGCCCGCGCCACCGTGGCCGGCCAGGCTCAGGAAGACCGCGGCGAAATACTCGTGCAGGAGCAGCAACTGGAAGCCGCCGCCTCGCGCGCCGACCACAACATGCTTTACCAACTTGCGCAGCGCAGCGGCGGCCGTCTCTACTACCCCGCCCAATTGCAGCAACTTGAGCAGCAGTTGTTGCAAGCCAAGTTTAAGCCGGTCCTCTACACGCAAGAGGAACTCAAGGATATCATCGACGAGAAGTGGCTGTTCTTCCTGCTGCTGGCATTGGCTACGGCCGAGTGGACTATCCGCCGGTATTCGGGTAGCATTTGA
- a CDS encoding pseudouridine synthase, whose translation MRYILVNKPYEVLPQFTDEAGRATLKQFVAVPDVYPVGRLDYDSEGLMLLTDDKQMQFRLAEPRYKVPKTYWVQVEGIPTDEALEQLRRGVQIKDGFTSPAEARLLPEAPAQVWERSKPVRFRANIPTSWIELTISEGMNRQVRKMTAAVGFPTLRLIRTGIATLTLNKLAPGQWRELTATEIQALKQLTAANLPGETAPARKKPTERYDPNFEQKIAARKAAQANKAAAGKFGPARGPKSQKSGGRPADGLGTGRGSRPANAAPRGGKPAGGSSAPRSGGKPSGTGPARSGNGRPASPGRGTRGSR comes from the coding sequence ATGCGCTACATCCTCGTCAACAAACCATACGAAGTCCTGCCCCAGTTTACCGACGAGGCCGGCCGTGCCACCCTCAAGCAGTTCGTGGCGGTGCCCGACGTATACCCTGTCGGCCGCCTCGACTACGACTCCGAGGGCCTGATGCTGCTCACCGACGATAAACAAATGCAGTTTCGGTTGGCCGAGCCGCGCTACAAAGTGCCCAAAACCTACTGGGTGCAGGTAGAGGGTATTCCGACCGACGAAGCCCTGGAGCAATTGCGCCGCGGCGTGCAGATCAAAGATGGTTTTACGTCGCCGGCCGAAGCTCGCCTGCTGCCCGAGGCACCCGCCCAGGTGTGGGAGCGCAGCAAGCCGGTGCGCTTCCGCGCAAACATCCCGACGAGTTGGATCGAGCTGACCATTTCGGAAGGCATGAACCGGCAGGTGCGCAAAATGACGGCGGCCGTAGGCTTCCCTACCCTGCGCCTTATCCGGACAGGTATTGCCACGCTCACGCTCAATAAGCTGGCCCCTGGGCAATGGCGCGAGCTTACGGCAACCGAAATTCAGGCCTTGAAGCAGCTCACGGCCGCCAACCTGCCCGGCGAAACGGCGCCCGCCCGCAAAAAGCCCACCGAGCGCTACGACCCCAACTTCGAGCAGAAGATTGCGGCCCGCAAAGCGGCGCAAGCTAACAAGGCCGCTGCTGGCAAGTTTGGCCCGGCGCGCGGCCCCAAAAGCCAGAAATCCGGAGGCCGCCCGGCCGATGGCCTGGGTACCGGCCGTGGCAGCCGCCCGGCAAACGCTGCCCCACGTGGTGGCAAGCCGGCTGGCGGCAGCTCAGCGCCGCGCTCGGGTGGCAAGCCTAGCGGCACCGGCCCCGCCCGCTCGGGCAACGGGCGCCCAGCATCACCGGGCCGGGGCACCCGTGGCTCGCGCTAG
- a CDS encoding alpha/beta hydrolase, producing the protein MYRLVQAALLLFVLVNAVAFNHAWRFTYFSAERGRHTASPEQLSLGDKLWLLATGIRNPKPVGAAAPPFAYRTVYISSPNGRLESWYAPVPQARGTVALFHGYTSDKSRLLREAAYFRHLGYSVLLTDFAGAGGSEGYRITVGHHEADDVAAVVRWLQQQHPGQRVVLYGISMGAVAILRAESELGVQATANIIECPYGSMLQTAQNRFASMGVPVFPMANLLVFWGGVQNGFWAFGLSAEAYAANNKTPTLLMWGTADPRVTRPETDAIFAALGGPKQRHDFEGSGHEPYWRKHPEAWQRAIGAFLRPHLAADGGAKPGSR; encoded by the coding sequence TTGTACCGGCTGGTACAGGCGGCGCTGCTGCTTTTTGTGCTGGTTAATGCGGTGGCCTTTAACCACGCCTGGCGCTTCACGTACTTTTCGGCCGAGCGGGGCCGCCACACAGCCAGCCCCGAACAGCTGTCGTTGGGCGATAAGTTGTGGCTACTGGCCACCGGCATTCGCAACCCCAAACCCGTCGGTGCTGCGGCGCCCCCTTTCGCGTACCGCACGGTTTATATCAGCAGCCCCAATGGCCGGCTCGAGAGCTGGTACGCCCCAGTGCCTCAGGCACGCGGCACCGTAGCGCTGTTTCACGGCTACACCAGCGACAAATCGCGCCTGCTCCGCGAGGCTGCCTACTTCCGCCACCTAGGGTACTCGGTTTTGCTCACCGACTTTGCCGGTGCCGGCGGCTCCGAGGGCTACCGCATTACCGTTGGCCACCACGAGGCCGACGATGTGGCGGCGGTGGTGCGCTGGTTGCAGCAGCAACATCCTGGGCAGCGCGTGGTGCTCTACGGCATCAGCATGGGCGCGGTAGCTATTCTGCGGGCCGAAAGCGAGCTGGGCGTGCAAGCCACGGCTAACATCATTGAGTGCCCCTACGGCAGCATGCTGCAAACCGCCCAAAACCGGTTCGCCTCGATGGGTGTACCGGTTTTCCCGATGGCCAACCTACTGGTGTTTTGGGGCGGCGTACAGAACGGCTTCTGGGCTTTCGGCCTCTCTGCCGAAGCCTACGCCGCCAACAACAAAACGCCCACGCTATTGATGTGGGGCACTGCCGACCCGCGCGTAACGCGCCCGGAAACCGATGCCATCTTCGCCGCCCTAGGTGGCCCCAAGCAGCGCCACGACTTTGAAGGCAGCGGGCACGAGCCGTACTGGCGCAAGCATCCGGAGGCGTGGCAGCGGGCAATCGGAGCGTTTTTGCGCCCGCACCTCGCGGCCGATGGCGGGGCGAAGCCCGGGAGCAGGTAG
- a CDS encoding DUF4260 domain-containing protein, whose amino-acid sequence MKTLLKTEELAQLLLAVVVFAHLPFAWWVLPAVFLLPDLSALGYLAGPRLGALSYNAFHHKAVALACGLAGWLLGMPVLLLAGAVLLAHAAFDRLLGYGLKYPTGFQDTHLGRIGRVGQPQQVV is encoded by the coding sequence ATGAAAACCCTGCTGAAAACCGAAGAATTAGCCCAATTGCTGCTGGCCGTTGTGGTATTTGCCCACTTGCCATTTGCCTGGTGGGTGCTGCCCGCCGTATTTCTGCTGCCCGACCTGAGCGCCCTGGGTTACTTGGCCGGCCCGCGCCTAGGTGCCCTGAGCTATAATGCGTTTCACCACAAAGCGGTGGCGCTGGCCTGCGGCCTTGCGGGTTGGCTTTTGGGCATGCCCGTGCTGCTGTTGGCCGGCGCTGTGCTGCTCGCCCACGCCGCCTTCGACCGCCTGCTGGGCTATGGCCTTAAGTACCCAACCGGTTTTCAGGATACGCACCTAGGGCGCATCGGGCGCGTGGGGCAGCCGCAGCAGGTAGTTTGA
- a CDS encoding Crp/Fnr family transcriptional regulator: MHPLLAYMRRFVPELTDAEWAQLAVALRCERLARGNYFVQAGQHRPQVALVISGALRLYYPRPDGEERTTYFFFENHLLADYPSCLTGQPSQLSIQALTDAELVVFDYAVLRSLYDRCPVYERFGRLVAEYHLLGTDSRLVEQLLLSPEERYRALLASGKTKILERIPQHLVANYLGITPVSLSRIRARVARNG, translated from the coding sequence ATGCACCCACTACTCGCCTACATGCGCCGGTTTGTGCCCGAACTTACCGATGCCGAGTGGGCGCAGCTGGCCGTAGCCCTTAGGTGCGAGCGGTTGGCCCGCGGCAATTATTTCGTGCAAGCCGGGCAGCACCGCCCGCAAGTGGCGTTGGTAATCAGCGGGGCCTTACGGCTGTACTATCCCCGGCCCGACGGCGAGGAGCGTACCACCTATTTCTTCTTTGAAAACCACTTGCTGGCCGATTACCCGAGCTGCCTTACGGGGCAGCCGAGCCAGCTCAGCATACAGGCCCTGACCGACGCAGAGCTGGTCGTATTCGATTACGCCGTACTGCGCAGCCTTTACGATCGGTGCCCCGTGTACGAGCGGTTTGGCCGCCTGGTGGCCGAATACCACCTACTTGGCACCGATTCCCGCTTGGTCGAGCAGCTGTTGTTGTCGCCCGAGGAGCGGTACCGCGCCCTGCTGGCATCGGGCAAAACCAAGATACTGGAGCGCATACCGCAGCACTTAGTGGCCAACTACCTAGGCATTACACCGGTGTCGCTGAGCCGGATAAGGGCCCGCGTAGCGCGCAATGGGTAG
- the dnaK gene encoding molecular chaperone DnaK — protein MGKIIGIDLGTTNSCVAVMEGNEPVVIPNSEGRRTTPSIVAFLDNGKGERKVGDPAKRQAITNPHNTIQSIKRFMGRRFSEVTEETKHVAYQLASGSNNTVTVQIGDRQYTPQEISAMVLQKMKQTAEDYLGQPVTEAVITVPAYFNDAQRQATKEAGAIAGLDVKRIINEPTAAALAYGLDKDHSNHKVAVYDLGGGTFDISILELDNGVFEVLSTNGDTHLGGDDFDQVIINFLADQFASENEGMDLRKDAMALQRLKEAAEKAKIELSSSTETEINLPYITATATGPKHLVVKLSRAKFEQLADSLIRRSMEPVRKALQDAGLSASDINDVILVGGSTRIPRIQEEVEKFFGKKPSKGVNPDEVVAVGAAIQGGVLTGEVKDVLLLDVTPLSLGIETMGGVMTKLIEANTTIPTKKSETFSTASDNQPSVEIHVLQGERPMASQNRTIGRFHLTDIPPAPRGVPQIEVIFDIDANGILHVTAKDKGTGKEQKIRIEASSGLSDADIERMRQEAQANADADKAERERIDKLNQADSMIFQTEKQLKEYGDKLSAGNKSAIESALADLRSAHETKDVARVDSAMTAINAAWQAASQEMYAQSGAQGGPQGYPGGDASGFQGGQPGGNGQQAQGAPHDNVTDVDYEEVDGNK, from the coding sequence ATGGGAAAGATTATCGGTATTGACCTCGGCACGACCAACTCGTGCGTGGCCGTAATGGAAGGCAACGAACCGGTTGTAATTCCGAACAGCGAAGGCCGCCGCACGACGCCGTCGATTGTGGCCTTTCTCGATAATGGCAAAGGCGAACGTAAGGTAGGCGACCCTGCCAAGCGCCAGGCTATTACCAACCCGCATAACACCATCCAGTCAATTAAGCGCTTCATGGGCCGCCGTTTCTCGGAAGTAACCGAGGAAACCAAGCACGTGGCGTACCAATTGGCCAGCGGCTCGAACAACACGGTAACCGTGCAAATCGGCGACCGTCAGTACACCCCGCAGGAAATTTCGGCCATGGTGCTTCAGAAGATGAAGCAAACCGCCGAAGACTACCTCGGCCAGCCCGTAACCGAAGCGGTTATTACCGTTCCGGCTTACTTCAACGACGCCCAGCGCCAGGCTACCAAAGAAGCCGGTGCCATTGCGGGCCTCGATGTGAAGCGCATCATCAACGAGCCCACGGCCGCTGCCCTGGCCTACGGCCTCGACAAAGACCACTCGAACCACAAAGTTGCCGTGTACGACCTCGGCGGTGGTACGTTTGATATTTCCATCCTCGAGCTCGACAACGGCGTGTTCGAGGTGCTGAGCACCAACGGCGACACCCACCTGGGTGGCGATGACTTCGACCAGGTTATCATCAACTTCCTGGCCGACCAGTTTGCTTCGGAAAACGAAGGCATGGACCTGCGCAAAGACGCCATGGCCCTGCAGCGTTTGAAAGAAGCCGCTGAAAAAGCCAAGATTGAGCTGTCGTCGTCGACGGAGACGGAGATTAACCTGCCCTACATCACCGCCACGGCCACCGGCCCCAAGCACTTGGTGGTGAAGCTGAGCCGCGCCAAGTTCGAGCAACTGGCCGATTCGCTGATCCGTCGTTCGATGGAGCCCGTACGCAAGGCCTTGCAAGACGCCGGACTGTCGGCTTCGGACATCAACGACGTGATTCTGGTAGGTGGCTCCACCCGCATTCCGCGCATCCAGGAAGAGGTAGAGAAGTTCTTCGGCAAGAAGCCTTCGAAGGGCGTGAACCCCGACGAAGTAGTAGCCGTGGGCGCTGCCATCCAGGGTGGTGTACTGACGGGCGAGGTGAAGGACGTGCTGCTGCTCGACGTAACCCCGCTAAGCCTCGGCATCGAAACGATGGGCGGTGTAATGACCAAGCTCATCGAAGCCAACACCACCATCCCGACCAAGAAATCGGAGACGTTCTCGACGGCTTCCGACAACCAGCCTTCGGTTGAGATTCACGTGCTGCAGGGCGAACGTCCGATGGCTTCGCAGAACCGCACCATCGGCCGCTTCCACCTCACCGACATTCCGCCGGCACCCCGCGGCGTTCCGCAAATCGAAGTAATCTTCGACATCGACGCCAACGGTATCCTGCACGTAACGGCTAAGGACAAAGGCACCGGCAAGGAGCAGAAGATCCGCATCGAAGCTTCGTCGGGCCTCTCCGACGCCGATATCGAGCGCATGCGCCAGGAGGCTCAGGCCAACGCCGACGCCGACAAAGCCGAGCGCGAGCGGATCGATAAGCTGAACCAGGCCGACTCGATGATCTTCCAGACCGAGAAGCAGCTGAAGGAGTACGGCGACAAGCTGAGCGCCGGCAACAAATCGGCTATCGAATCGGCACTGGCTGACCTGCGCTCGGCCCACGAAACCAAGGACGTTGCCCGCGTCGATTCCGCCATGACGGCCATCAACGCTGCCTGGCAGGCTGCCTCGCAGGAGATGTACGCCCAGAGCGGCGCGCAAGGTGGCCCGCAAGGCTACCCCGGCGGCGACGCCAGCGGCTTCCAGGGCGGCCAGCCCGGCGGCAACGGCCAGCAAGCCCAAGGCGCCCCGCACGACAACGTGACGGACGTGGATTACGAAGAAGTGGACGGCAACAAGTAA
- a CDS encoding FAD-dependent oxidoreductase, whose product MHFLIIGAGIAGLTTALALHQQGHQVALYEAAPALREIGAGVVLGANAMQALGHLGLHDAVHAAGFAVKRISLLDERGQVLNDVDTRPFTEHLGYDNLAIHRADLQRVLLGYLPAGVLHLGKALERFEQHGNQVTAYFTDGSSATADALLAADGIRSRVRLQLLPHSQPRYAGYTCWRGVIEGAALPQLAGRSTESWGAAGRFGMVPLGNGQVYWFACINSAAPQNPAYKAFRLADVQRHFAGFHSPIPELLALTTDEQLIWGDIIDLKPLKHFAYGRVLLLGDAAHATTPNMGQGAGQAVEDAAMLARCLREQPEVQAAFRLFEQRRLPRTTRIVRQSWQLGQVAQFSQPWLVKLRNAVMRRVPNSVNKRQMQFLYKGV is encoded by the coding sequence ATGCATTTCCTGATAATTGGCGCCGGCATTGCGGGCCTTACCACAGCCCTGGCGCTGCACCAGCAGGGCCACCAGGTTGCCCTCTACGAAGCCGCTCCTGCCCTGCGCGAAATCGGTGCCGGTGTTGTGCTGGGTGCCAATGCCATGCAGGCCCTGGGGCACCTAGGCCTGCACGATGCGGTGCACGCCGCCGGCTTTGCCGTGAAGCGCATCAGCCTGCTCGATGAGCGCGGCCAGGTACTCAACGACGTAGACACGCGCCCGTTTACCGAGCACCTCGGCTACGACAACCTCGCCATCCATCGGGCCGATCTGCAGCGCGTGCTGCTCGGGTACCTTCCGGCTGGCGTGCTGCACCTGGGCAAAGCCCTGGAGCGGTTCGAGCAACACGGCAATCAGGTAACGGCCTACTTCACCGATGGCAGCTCCGCCACGGCCGATGCCCTGCTGGCCGCCGATGGCATCCGCTCGCGGGTGCGCCTGCAATTGCTGCCCCACAGCCAACCGCGCTACGCCGGGTACACGTGCTGGCGGGGCGTTATCGAGGGGGCCGCCCTGCCGCAGCTGGCCGGGCGCAGCACCGAGTCGTGGGGGGCAGCGGGGCGCTTTGGCATGGTGCCGCTCGGCAACGGGCAGGTATACTGGTTTGCCTGCATCAACAGCGCCGCGCCACAAAACCCGGCCTACAAAGCCTTCCGGCTGGCCGATGTGCAGCGGCATTTCGCCGGCTTCCATTCGCCCATTCCGGAGCTACTGGCGCTTACCACCGACGAGCAGCTGATTTGGGGCGACATCATCGACCTGAAGCCGCTAAAGCACTTCGCCTATGGCCGTGTGTTGCTCCTAGGTGATGCCGCCCACGCCACCACGCCCAACATGGGCCAAGGCGCCGGGCAAGCCGTAGAAGACGCCGCCATGCTGGCCCGTTGCCTGCGCGAGCAGCCCGAGGTGCAGGCGGCATTTCGGTTGTTCGAGCAACGCCGACTACCGCGCACCACCCGCATCGTGCGGCAATCGTGGCAACTAGGCCAGGTTGCGCAGTTTTCGCAGCCGTGGCTGGTGAAGCTGCGCAACGCCGTAATGCGCCGCGTACCCAACTCCGTGAACAAGCGGCAAATGCAGTTTTTGTACAAAGGAGTCTAA